A genomic window from Carcharodon carcharias isolate sCarCar2 chromosome X, sCarCar2.pri, whole genome shotgun sequence includes:
- the LOC121273230 gene encoding keratin, type I cytoskeletal 18-like isoform X1, with translation MSFKSYSSLSTHSGPISLRRSVPLQSSASSISGFGHRMTVSRVSGVSRVGSLGSGPGAGLGIGGIGGISNQKETMQDLNDRLASYLEKVRSLETGNTNLELQIKEHLDARGPSVRDWSLYEKPLNELRKEVYDMTVDNARLILQIDNARLAADDFRVKWESELSIRQSVENDINGLRKVIDDTNIGRLHLEGEIESLKEELIYIRKNHEEEVKALRSQITESSVHVEVDSPQGPDLAKVIADIRKQYEEVAQKNKEDAENWYKNQMDSYKVEVQHNTDELRSAKGQVTELHRQIQSLEVELESLLSMKNSLEGTLKDTELRYEMELQSLNGMISKLEGDLFQIRSDMQSQVREYEILLNIKMKLEAEIATYRRLLDGEDINTLVESTSGVTSQTIKKTTVTKVIDGKMMSDESVLIN, from the exons atgagtttcaaaagctattcCTCACTGTCAACTCACAGTGGCCCCATCTCCCTGCGGAGATCCGTGCCTCTGCAGTCCAGCGCCAGCAGCATCAGTGGCTTTGGCCACAGGATGACTGTGAGCCGGGTATCGGGCGTATCCCGGGTCGGCAGCCTGGGCAGCGGCCCTGGCGCCGGCCTTGGCATCGGCGGTATCGGGGGCATCAGCAACCAGAAGGAGACCATGCAGGACCTGAACGATCGCCTGGCTAGCTACCTGGAGAAGGTGCGCAGCCTGGAGACGGGCAACACCAACCTGGAGCTGCAGATCAAGGAGCATCTGGACGCCAGGGGGCCCAGCGTTCGAGACTGGAGCCTCTACGAGAAGCCGCTGAATGAGCTTCGCAAAGAG GTCTATGACATGACCGTAGATAACGCTCGTTTGATACTTCAGATCGATAATGCTCGCCTGGCTGCTGACGACTTTAGAGTGAA ATGGGAGTCCGAGCTGAGCATCAGGCAGTCTGTGGAAAATGACATCAACGGACTACGCAAAGTCATCGACGACACCAACATTGGGCGCCTGCACCTGGAGGGCGAGATCGAGTCTCTGAAAGAGGAGCTCATCTACATCAGGAAGAATCACGAGGAG GAAGTGAAAGCTCTTCGCTCCCAGATCACTGAGTCTAGTGTGCATGTTGAAGTGGATTCTCCTCAAGGTCCAGATCTGGCTAAGGTCATTGCTGATATCAGGAAACAATATGAGGAGGTGGCACAGAAAAACAAGGAAGATGCGGAGAACTGGTACAAGAACCAG ATGGACAGCTACAAAGTTGAAGTCCAACACAATACTGATGAACTGagaagtgcaaagggacaagTCACTGAACTGCATCGCCAGATACAGTCTCTGGAAGTTGAGCTGGAGAGTCTTCTAAGCATG AAAAACTCACTAGAAGGTACTCTCAAAGATACAGAGCTGAGGTATGAGATGGAGCTGCAGAGCCTAAATGGCATGATCAGTAAGCTGGAGGGAGATCTATTTCAGATCCGCAGTGATATGCAGTCTCAGGTCAGAGAGTATGAAATCCTACTGAACATAAAGATGAAACTGGAGGCTGAAATAGCAACATACAGACGCCTGCTGGATGGAGAGGACATCAA CACACTTGTTGAGTCAACTTCAG GTGTTACCTCACAAACTATCAAGAAGACTACAGTCACCAAAGTCATTGATGGAAAAATGATGTCTGATGAGTCAGTCCTCATCAACTAA
- the LOC121273230 gene encoding keratin, type I cytoskeletal 18-like isoform X2, whose amino-acid sequence MSFKSYSSLSTHSGPISLRRSVPLQSSASSISGFGHRMTVSRVSGVSRVGSLGSGPGAGLGIGGIGGISNQKETMQDLNDRLASYLEKVRSLETGNTNLELQIKEHLDARGPSVRDWSLYEKPLNELRKEVYDMTVDNARLILQIDNARLAADDFRVKWESELSIRQSVENDINGLRKVIDDTNIGRLHLEGEIESLKEELIYIRKNHEEEVKALRSQITESSVHVEVDSPQGPDLAKVIADIRKQYEEVAQKNKEDAENWYKNQMDSYKVEVQHNTDELRSAKGQVTELHRQIQSLEVELESLLSMKNSLEGTLKDTELRYEMELQSLNGMISKLEGDLFQIRSDMQSQVREYEILLNIKMKLEAEIATYRRLLDGEDIK is encoded by the exons atgagtttcaaaagctattcCTCACTGTCAACTCACAGTGGCCCCATCTCCCTGCGGAGATCCGTGCCTCTGCAGTCCAGCGCCAGCAGCATCAGTGGCTTTGGCCACAGGATGACTGTGAGCCGGGTATCGGGCGTATCCCGGGTCGGCAGCCTGGGCAGCGGCCCTGGCGCCGGCCTTGGCATCGGCGGTATCGGGGGCATCAGCAACCAGAAGGAGACCATGCAGGACCTGAACGATCGCCTGGCTAGCTACCTGGAGAAGGTGCGCAGCCTGGAGACGGGCAACACCAACCTGGAGCTGCAGATCAAGGAGCATCTGGACGCCAGGGGGCCCAGCGTTCGAGACTGGAGCCTCTACGAGAAGCCGCTGAATGAGCTTCGCAAAGAG GTCTATGACATGACCGTAGATAACGCTCGTTTGATACTTCAGATCGATAATGCTCGCCTGGCTGCTGACGACTTTAGAGTGAA ATGGGAGTCCGAGCTGAGCATCAGGCAGTCTGTGGAAAATGACATCAACGGACTACGCAAAGTCATCGACGACACCAACATTGGGCGCCTGCACCTGGAGGGCGAGATCGAGTCTCTGAAAGAGGAGCTCATCTACATCAGGAAGAATCACGAGGAG GAAGTGAAAGCTCTTCGCTCCCAGATCACTGAGTCTAGTGTGCATGTTGAAGTGGATTCTCCTCAAGGTCCAGATCTGGCTAAGGTCATTGCTGATATCAGGAAACAATATGAGGAGGTGGCACAGAAAAACAAGGAAGATGCGGAGAACTGGTACAAGAACCAG ATGGACAGCTACAAAGTTGAAGTCCAACACAATACTGATGAACTGagaagtgcaaagggacaagTCACTGAACTGCATCGCCAGATACAGTCTCTGGAAGTTGAGCTGGAGAGTCTTCTAAGCATG AAAAACTCACTAGAAGGTACTCTCAAAGATACAGAGCTGAGGTATGAGATGGAGCTGCAGAGCCTAAATGGCATGATCAGTAAGCTGGAGGGAGATCTATTTCAGATCCGCAGTGATATGCAGTCTCAGGTCAGAGAGTATGAAATCCTACTGAACATAAAGATGAAACTGGAGGCTGAAATAGCAACATACAGACGCCTGCTGGATGGAGAGGACATCAAGTAA